A region of the Apium graveolens cultivar Ventura chromosome 6, ASM990537v1, whole genome shotgun sequence genome:
atgagttcgacgcagtataggcatttagcgaggaggatggatgttatgcatgacattcatagcaggtttgcacgtgatctcatCCAGGCATTAGGGACTACATTCAGAGCCATATatgttgatatccagtggccagtatttggtgaggactccgtgtatccacctccagacacgcctgacactccacccattgggggtgaggatcctgattcggagtaggtatgcctgattacttactattaccttcacttcGGATAGTGAaaaatttaagtttgggggtagtagttgaaggaatatgttttttgtgagtcgcatatagtttgcatattttatgatagtttagtgcatatagttacacttttgccatgtagtagttttttatgatagttgttcatatagtttcatgcatttgcataataacatgatcccgtaGATGATTTTTCTGATTAATTTGAGATATtaatgctagtgtagtgatgtcgtatttagtgatgttaagtcttatggaattgatttgcatgctagagacaactgtatttcactaagtcttataggttgcttaagtgctagatcatggttATGGTTTATTGgattgtcgaggtttaatcgcttgtttatatttagaatttaggatattctcttaataataaattaacatggatatttaaaaaattggagaaattggatttcattgctagttgttgtggctaggtgtcaaatggctagtagccggctcatatttatatgagtagtctagggttgaacgagatggagtgaaacacactcattcagaaatttataccaagaaaaaaaaagaagaaaaaagaaaaaaataagtgttatgtataattgatcacgagtgggctctttagtactcgagttatcaagttcttaggggacttcgtgcctagtgacctaaggattTTTATAGTCTAGGActcgctaacctaacgctcgctatatgggtactattgtataagtcttttgtgaacctcactcattgcacggtcaaataagcatatttgtgttgtttatgtgttatgaataaaagcatgaatccaaataaaactccaatataagaattgaagtgttataagttattttgagtctagctcttattttatttataaccttgtgattgctttgatgagtagtgagtcatgattattgatctagttgcgatagtatatctgtaagcatttgcacacacgcacgtctctggtttgtaggttaatttgtggggtttgattgatctttatgtgaataactgcatttgttgagatgttgcttgttgattggtttagttattctatggggatcgttgcattcatataattgcattcatgtatttttatttcttattctttgagtctgtttatgcttgaggacaagcatcgattcaagtttgggggtatgttgagtggaatttatgacactttataacgctccattaagctttgaaaTGATGTTTTTGTACTCCAGTTATTGGTgctttaatgtgttttctagtatttttgcatttcaggcatttatccggaattcaggtgaattagcattgatttgatgctaatatggtgttaggatggtgtccaaggaataaaggctcgtgaagactaactcattgcagcaagaaaagaatAAAAAGAAGTTTTTTCCTGAAGACCGGCATGCCCGCGCCCGAGGAGCAGAAACACAGCGCGCctgcgctggtcaagcgcgcggccgcgccaggtcgtgAATTCAGAATCCTGATTCTTGTGGGATTTTGATTGGATGGACTTCTATTATGCATGGGCTGCTATACATACATAAATAAAGGTCGTTTTTTAGAAGAAGACGTACCAGAGCTAAGAAGAAGGttgtaagaagaccgtatagcacaatccgacgaaggcgaagaagatctagttttatacttgtgattctttgttctaagttgtaactttagatgctagttttcttattcgtgaacctatactcttgtttcgtacttggtttattatttattcaatataaagactacgtttattataccatgttttcatcggaacccacattgatgatgagtctaattatgggctaatcgttatcgcggggttctaacggatttatttatggatttctttagttaatttgtttccatgccttagtgtgtggtgattgtatgataacctagttttggttgcgcttattcgtcttgtgagcgtcgcgaacttataagatagtgtgttaatctttaatgaagcgatagtgaatttaaggatttagaacttgccatgctagcataggttcatgtatttgatatgcatgatgcgtaggtaattttaaccatcttacttgacctatgtaatcacaatagataacttgtgcattaagccattatgttgtcaaattctatagacatataggttcttaatataattggtgtctaatcagcttctatctcttttgtggatgtctggtagtatattattcgtgcaatgaaagttgtCGTTTAgcaatttcgtgttatctgattagtgtcatcaccattacatgccaaggttaagaacgaaaaggctattgaataaagtatttaatgatgttagaatcccatgtttgtatCATATATttttcaactctctttaatctcttaaaTAATGgtctctagtataattctcagtagttaatcgtagtataatcaaaacccaatttgttattcgtcttagcattgaataatagccatatcattattgcataagtgtataaatcacaaagttaacctTAACCAAtgtctgtgggaacgaactagaaataattctacattacttgcgatcgcgtatactttcgtgaattattagcgcgtgcttagcgactaacaagctcctgcattcttaagttcacaagccataacaagataattAAAGACACCAAAGTTAGTTATGTAAGATACATTGGGGATGTCATCTTtgtgcattttgatctgattgtaacAGCCGAagccatccatgaaactcagcatctcgtgTCCAACGACGGTATCGAGCAGGGTATCAATCCTTGATAGGGGATAGAAGTCCttaggacatgcatcattcaagtcagtgaagtcgatgcacattctccactttctATTGGTCTTCTTGACCGTTACGGGGTTGGCCAACCACTCAGGGAATTGTACTTCTTCTATGAATCTAGCTTCTAGGAGCTTCTCGGCCTCATATTTAATGGCTTCCAGCCTGTCAGGGGCATAAGTTCTGTTCTTCTACTTCACGGCCTTTTGAGTTGGATCGACGTTCAACTTTATGAGTTATAAGATTGGTGTTAATCCTGGGCATATTAGTTGTCGTTCAAGTAAACATATCACCGTTCTTTTGTAAGAACGTTGTCAATTGGCCCTTCAGGGGCTTGTTCAAAGATGCTCCAATATATGTGACCTTCTCTGGGTCTAAGGAGTCTAGGGAAATTGGGACTAATCCTCTGCTGGCTTCCCTTGAAGTTCTTCATTCTCATGGAAatccatgtcttctatggggGAACTTGCCGCCCAGTTTCATCTTGCCTAAATGCTGCAACATAACAAATGTGGGCCATTTTATGATCTTCTTTTGCCTCACCAACAAAGTTCTTAGTCGAGAACTTCAGCACCATGTGGTAGGTTGAGAGCACAACCTTCGCATGGATccatgttcttcccatgatagcattgtaagtagAGGTTGCCTTAACAACATGAAAGTTTAACATTTGTATGGCCTCTCTAGGCTCTTCCCTAATATTCACGGGAAGTTGTATCGCTCCTTCGACTTTGCATTTCACTTGGTTAAACCCGTAGGTGGGTGCGTTGGACGAAGTTAATTGGGAGTCATTGTACCCTATCCTTAGGAACGTGTCATGGAACTGAATATCCATGAAATCTCCATTGTCCACTAGGACCCTCAAAACAGGACAATTCCCAATTACCAGAGTGATAACTAGAGGCTCATCCTGAGtaaatttcaaaccttcaaggtcgGGGTCACTGAACTCGAGCGTTATCTCTGACTTAAAACGCTTAGATGGCTTTTTGACTATACTCATTAATAATCTTGCATAAACTTTTCGAGAGTTCCTTGTAGTCCCGGCTGATGTAGGGTCACCTAAGATCATGTTGATTACTGGCCCTTGGGGCTGTGGGTTATGATCCCTGTCGTTTCCTCTTCGATCATCATCTCTTCGTCTTCGATCATTATCTCTTTTTTGGCCTCCAACCTCCTCACCCTTGGTGAAGCGTCCGAGCTTTCCTGTTCGAATCAAATACTCAATCTTATCCTTGAGTTTCCTACAATCATCTTACCAACATCTTTATGGAACCTACTGTATCGTCCTTTATCTCTTTTTTCGGAGTCTCCCCTTAATGACTCTGGCCATCTGAACTCTTTTTCCATCTCAATTTCCATAAttatttggctccttggagcgtTCAATCTTGCATATTCAGTGAACCTTGGTGGTTGATTCTTCTTAAAAGAGGATTCGGAGCTTTTGCCAGTTCGAGGATATTTGTCATTAGCGTCATAATCCTAATTTATCTTCCGCTTCTTGTTACCCATGTGCTCATTATTTACCACCGTCTTCTTAATACTTTCCTCTACCTTGATATACTTTTCGGCTCTAacctggagctgcaacatacttTCAAGAGAGCATTTGGCCAGGGACGTCTTGAACAACTCATCTCTAGTCCCTTGCTGtagggctatcatagctaccttgttgTCGAGATCCGGGACCTTCAGGGCCTCCTTCGTGAATCGGTTCAGGTAGTCTTTAAGGGACTCCTTTGCTCGTTGGACTAAACCCTTGATAGAAGCCGAACTCTTCTCGTATACTCTGCTGCTGATGAACTGCTTGATGAAAACTTGGCTCAAATATTTGAAAGATCCAATCGAGTTGGGggtaaacgactataccacctttgagccatacccgacaggatttgaggaaaggcccgacacttgaTAGCTTCGTTCACGAGCTGTAGGGCATTAAAGAACGTCCTAACATGATTATCCGGGTCGCCAGTTCCATCATATGCCTTGCTgatgggcatcttaaacttcctcgAGATGtgagcattcattatctcttcattGAATGGTGGATCttgatcatcaggatctcctaggggcatgAAATCACTTGGAGCAGCCCTTGGGGTCGCATCCCTTTGTCTTGGtgttggaccatccaggtctataatATGAAGAAAATCGCTTTGTCTTGGCACAAATGGGAGTCTAAGTGCCTGGTTCATCTCTAGatcacgcttcagcctttggatctcggcTTTGTGAGCCCGGATCCTTGCTTGTACATCTTGGGGAATCTTCCCTTGAGTGCTCCTAGGCTATTGATAACCATTAGACATTGGTTCcttgccagcacgtctcctccTTGGAGCGACTTCATCGTCTGATGAGTCGGAGTCTCTAGTAGAGTAGGGTCCAGAGAATTCTCGGTTCACAAAGATGGGAGCCAAGCCACTGACGTATTGGGGAATCCACCCTTATCCTTCGTTTCGATTGGAGTGTCCACTTCCTCCGACCTcggggtatagaggcatcccgtaaggggggttGGTAGTCCCTGGGAACACAATCGTTGAGTTCTCATACCTAACGGGTTGAGGGTTTATTATTGCTTGTAGttgctgaaattggggattcgttCCTCGAGGAGTCGGGGGATTCATCCCTAGTGGCGGATCTTGGATTGGGGGATTCGTCCATTGAGGACGAGCCTCAGATGCCCCTATaggggttcctccttgggtggtaGCATAAGTTGAGTGCAGGGGTATCTCCACTATTGATGAGATTATTTGTGATAGAATGGGATCGTTAGTTCCTCTGTTGTTTCTACTTCGTGTGAGTATCATGGTTGTTGTtgtcttcccacagacggcgaCAAATATTTtggaataaaaactagggttCGTTAGTATCTATGGTTTGTGAGTTTCGAGTTTTAATGGATGTTCTCGCGGTGGGGACTGACTGTCCTCCCAAGATGCCTACGTACTTTGTGTTGTaaagaatcaagccaaaaacttAGTTCTAGATTGAGGGGTAAAGCCCTTTATATAGAGATGAGTCTAGGGTAAGACTTGTGTTgagagacttggtggacaagtttccaacttagatggtaattaAGACTCTTTTAAGGTAAAGGATTCGAGATCCTTCCTTGTAGGAATTAGTGTCCATGTTGGACGTCATTTCTCTGTTCTTTCAGCCGTACTGGGTCTAGCCCATGAACAACTcatgttcgtggaccttgacgacctctgcTAGTGGGCCTTGACTGCTTGGACCGTTTCTAGTCTGTTACGAGCCCAGAACATCCTGGTTTGTATTGGGTTTTGAACAAGAATTCCAAGCATAATTATTACGACATTTAATACGTTTTTAGGATATATTTTCTATGCATATCACCATCCAAATATATATGAGTTTGGAAATAGTTGATCGTGCAGATAAAAAATTAAAATGTTTAAATTAGGATTTAAACTCGACTTGATCTAATATATTTAATGTGCAACCCTAATAAATACGATTTTTTAAAGTAGTCAATCTTGCGGATCCAAAAACTAAATTTTTATTTGATATTTAAACTCGACTTGttcaaatattttaaaaatatcattCAAATAAATATGATTTTGGAAGTAGTCCCTCGAGCAGATCCAAAAACTAAAATGTGTAATTTGGTATTCAAAATCGACTTGAtcaaatttattaaatttatcacacaaataaatataaatttgAAAATAGTCAATCATACAGATCCCAAAATGAAGATGTTTTGTTTGGTAtctgttatggatcaaaaactaaggtataataattgctgtatttattactagggaacgtgaacttcgagactcgatttgactgctcttgtgtttcgtgactcgatctgccttaacaagatgcctacgtgcCTTGTTGATTATCAAGGATCAAGTCATAAACGTAGTACTTTTGATTAGTGGGGTGATGCCCCtcatatagatgttgggagtcttTGAATTGGACGACTTTGGAGTTCTAAGaggtaggaagttgattccttatcccacgaggttccttggaggccaatctacaaggatttatttcccctcgaggactcatcttatcagctgaattatcccttattaattaattacgaaattaattaatattcaaggtTTCGGGTCTTCTCAAATGGGCATGGTTATTGGCCTAATTCTGCTATAATTAATGCCATTTTAATTACATATTTATGCCTTATTTTATTCCTTATCCGTATCTAAACTTGACTTGATTGAATAATCAAATGTATCAAACAAATACGATTTTGAAAGTTGTTTATCATATAAATTCAATAATtaaaagttttttttttaaataatgatCGTCAACGTTATACTACCTCTTGTAAAAGAAGACAGAAAAGAAATGAGTTAATTTGGGAAAAACCTATTAAATTGGATATACTTtttttacaatattttaaaatggATGTTCACCATGCAAAATTTACAAGTGTACTTAATAAAAAAAATCGTTTTTTAGGTTAATTGTTAAAatgtaaaaaaatataataattagaAGAAAATTGGAGAGGAAGCAAGCTAAGGGCATAAAAAGACCAAACTAGACATTGTTTTTCTCTTGAGTTTCCATGATCCTCTCCTCTATTCCTttcttatacataattacaatcTTTCAATTCCACCCCAACTCTCTCCTCTACACCCTCCATATAAATACTCGTATCCATCTTACTTTAAACACACTCTATTTATTTATTTCTCTGTAAAAATCGTAGCTTTTTGAGATGGCGAGACCTGATCAAGAAGCAATCGATTTGTTCATGAGCATCACCGGCGCATCTGAGCCTATTGCTGTTCAAAAACTAGTGGTAAAATTCATCTTTTTAATTACCCAATTCAgtttttgatttgattctttattattgttaattgTTACTGATATAAGATTGTATTTTTTAATACCCATTAATTGATTTCTTGTTTTTAGCACTTTAAATGATGTGTATTGTGTAATTAGTTGATTCTTTGTTTGATTTTGTGGTTTTTAAGTTGATTTGAATTGACTGTGAATTTGtctattaaatgatttaataatttttaaagaaaagatAAGGGTAATTGATTGTTAAGCAAAAATTAATAAGTTATATGGCAAGGCCTCTCTGAGTTTCAAAACTTGGATTGTTTACGCGAGTTTGCAGTTGTTACAATGCTTTCCGTAATAGAAATTAAAAACCCAAATCgggtttttttttttttctggAGTTTCATGTAAGTGGAAGGTTTTGGTTTGGGTTTCATTTTTTATTTGTATGCTATATATATGCTGAGTTTTTATAGTTTGGAATTTTAGAAGTATAAAATATATTTAAGTGTTTTTGTATATATGTTCGAGTTTATAAAAGTGAAGCTTTTTATGGATCATGGGCGGTTTATTATGGACTTGTCCTCATTATGCAATCGCCCTAGTGCACATACTGGTGTAATTCAACAAGTATATATAAGCACTATCCATTACTCCGAGAATGTGGCTGTTGCGAGTGTTGGCATTTTTGCTTCCCACTTGATTGAATTGTTATAGATTCGTTGGTGTCGTTCATTAAGACAAAGCCTTTGGATTTCACAAATGATTCAATATTATATCTAAAAGATTTTTTTGGAAAGAAACTCACCTTTTATTACCATTTACTCTTCATGTTGCTATTTTAAGTTTTGGGGTCTTGTATATTCAGTTTTTAGTTGGTTTTCAGTGTCTGATGAATTTGTTCTGGATGCATTATTAACAaattatattttgtcaaaaactTTATGTTGCACTATACAAATATTGGAATAAAGCAATCTTATACATTTTCAGTAATGACTATTgtgatttaattgattattaacTAATGTTTCAGCATATACTGTATAGCGGTACTCAAATACGTTTCTTGAAATTGAGAAATCTGATACATTTTTAGCTGTGGCTAGTGTAAAAAATTGACAAATGTCTCGGCATAGATTGTGGTGCCTTTGCTACATGACTGTAATATTTCCTCAAATATGAAAATCATATTTTTGTGCCTAATGAGCTAAGATTAGCATGaattcttctttctttccttcttTAATGTACATATCAAagaaatttattttttataacaTTTTAGGGCTTCTGTCTCCATTTTTTGCCTTATTGTGTCTTCATATGACATGTATATATAGGGTTGTGTTCTCTCTGATCTAACTTGCTAGTCAAGGTTAAGGATCAATTTAACTTGTATACTAAGTTAAAGACTACCTAAAACATTTGTTCTTCTATGGATGTTCACCGCAAGTACAAAAATTAAACATGGAAGTGGAGTGAAGATGGTTCTATCCATGGatattttctgaaaatgttgAAGGTGTATTGAGTAGTGTGTGTCCGTTTAAGAGGACATAAAAAGATTCATCGGTATACTAAATAGCGCATGTCCTTGTATCCAACCTCTACTTACAATATTTACCAAGCGGAAATTTATCTGAACTCTGATTTGTGTGCTCATTAGTGATCAGCTGTCATTTCTCCCATATGTTCCTGCTATACTGCTTCTGTACTGCTTATTTAAATAGCCTGAATATCTTGTTGTAACTAGGAATATGCTGGAAATCTCAATCAAGCGGTTAATGCACATTTCAGTGAAGGGGATAGAAACATGTAAGTGCTGGTCATTTTCTGTATTGCAGTTATCTTTAATTCACTTTTTTTTTTGTGATCT
Encoded here:
- the LOC141665416 gene encoding uncharacterized protein LOC141665416; its protein translation is MEIEMEKEFRWPESLRGDSEKRDKGRYSRFHKDVGKLGRFTKGEEVGGQKRDNDRRRRDDDRRGNDRDHNPQPQGPVINMILGDPTSAGTTRNSRKVYARLLMSIVKKPSKRFKSEITLEFSDPDLEGLKFTQDEPLVITLVIGNCPVLRVLVDNGDFMDIQFHDTFLRIGYNDSQLTSSNAPTYGFNQVKCKVEGAIQLPVNIREEPREAIQMLNFHVVKATSTYNAIMGRTWIHAKVVLSTYHMVLKFSTKNFVGEAKEDHKMAHICYVAAFRQDETGRQVPP